The following proteins are encoded in a genomic region of Brachypodium distachyon strain Bd21 chromosome 1, Brachypodium_distachyon_v3.0, whole genome shotgun sequence:
- the LOC100844346 gene encoding vascular-related unknown protein 1: MDDLVSSPSFKSVLSCSEAEAQPEESSWTGYFVDFMMSEEEKKRQDASYCSYDDEEEEVDGSMISDAASLAPAAFPDKYKGLKQLKKKVFKALDHDDSLEDTASSPVNSPKVSALSQMEFSPKRRCNVSDLAKGAGIGNDHGREGTDCEEHADAIMEGVRFLDQSQRGITPCAELKDKGLCLVPLSMLLNYQG, from the exons ATGGATGATTTGGTTAGCAGCCCATCTTTCAAGAGTGTCCTCAGCTGTAGTGAAGCCGAGGCTCAACCGGAGGAGAGTTCTTGGACCGGTTACTTTGTGGATTTCATGATGTctgaggaggagaagaagaggcaagATGCTTCATATTGCAgttatgatgatgaagaggaggaggtggatgGCTCTATGATCTCTGacgccgcctccctcgccccGGCGGCGTTTCCGGACAAGTACAAGGGGTTGAAGCAGCTCAAGAAGAAAGTCTTCAAGGCTCTGGACCATGATGATTCCCTGGAAGATACTGCAAGTTCTCCTGTAAATAGCCCCAAG GTCAGCGCTTTGTCACAGATGGAATTCAGCCCTAAGAGGAGATGCAACGTAAGCGACCTCGCCAAG GGAGCTGGGATTGGCAACGATCACGGAAGAGAGGGAACGGACTGTGAAGAACATGCAGACGCCATAATGGAAGGAGTGAGGTTTCTTGATCAGAGCCAAAGGGGTATAACTCCATGTGCAGAGCTCAAGGACAAGGGGCTTTGTTTGGTTCCATTGTCCATGTTGCTGAACTACCAGGGCTAA
- the LOC100843847 gene encoding 60S ribosomal protein L36a has product MVNVPKTKKTYCKNKECKKHTLHKVTQYKKGKDSLSAQGKRRYDRKQSGYGGQTKPVFHKKAKTTKKIVLKLQCQSCKHYSQRAIKRCKHFEIGGDKKGKGTSLF; this is encoded by the exons ATG GTGAACGTTCCGAAGACCAAGAAGACCTATTGCAAGAACAAGGAGTGCAAGAAGCACACCCTTCACAAGGTCACACAGTACAAGAAGGGGAAAGACAGCCTGTCTGCCCAGGGAAAGCGCCGTTATGACAGGAAGCAGTCAGGATATGGTGGTCAGACTAAGCCTGTTTTCCACAAGAAG GCGAAAACCACCAAGAAGATTGTGCTAAAGCTGCAGTGCCAGAGCTGCAAGCACTACTCCCAGCGTGCCATCAAG AGGTGCAAGCACTTTGAGATCGGTGGAGACAAGAAGGGCAAGGGAACATCCCTCTTCTAA
- the LOC100830471 gene encoding glucose-6-phosphate/phosphate translocator 2, chloroplastic encodes MKKPTLHEICANTTPTTNTKGNLVAHATEDDTLNIDKYPQKTRPNRLPSPSHAPYKYLPPQSPLRHQISSHHHTDTEPPQAHTTTPGQDPRNQTSTLPAAKMLAAAASVKLSPASAAAAATKLTFKPIHLPPLHKSSPRPLSLSARPLYRQEPFLAAPPRTASPAATADGARPVETAAPEAARRAKIGVYFATWWALNVIFNIYNKKVLNAFPYPWLTSTLSLAAGSAIMLASWATRIAEAPQTDLDFWKALSPVAIAHTIGHVAATVSMAKVAVSFTHIIKSGEPAFSVLVSRFFLGEHFPQSVYFSLLPIIGGCALAAVTELNFNMTGFMGAMISNLAFVFRNIFSKKGMKGKSVSGMNYYACLSMLSLVILLPFAFAMEGPKVWAAGWQNAVAEIGPNFVWWVAAQSVFYHLYNQVSYMSLDEISPLTFSVGNTMKRISVIVASIIIFHTPVQPINALGAAIAILGTFIYSQAKQ; translated from the exons ATGAAGAAGCCGACCCTCCACGAGATTTGTGCCAACACGACGCCGACGACCAACACCAAGGGCAACCTTGTTGCCCACGCGACCGAGGATGACACACTCAACATTGACAAAT ATCCCCAGAAGACCAGACCAAACCGCCTCCCTTCTCCTTCGCACGCTCCCTATAAATACCTTCCACCCCAATCTCCCCTCCGCCATCAGATTTCATCACACCACCACACAGATACAGAGCCACCGCAGGCGCATACCACGACACCCGGACAAGACCCGAGAAATCAGACATCAACCCTTCCCGCCGCCAAaatgctggccgccgccgcctccgtcaaGCTCTCCccggcgtccgccgccgccgccgccaccaagcTGACATTCAAGCCCATCCACCTTCCTCCCCTCCACAAATCCAGCCCCCGGCCCCTCTCCCTGTCCGCGCGTCCCCTCTACCGCCAGGAGCCGTTCCTGGCTGCTCCCCCCCGGACCGCGTCCCCTGCCGCCACCGCGGACGGCGCGCGGCCCGTGGAGACTGCGGCGCCGGAGGCCGCGAGGCGCGCCAAGATCGGGGTCTACTTCGCCACGTGGTGGGCGCTGAACGTGATCTTCAACATCTACAACAAGAAGGTGCTCAACGCGTTCCCCTACCCGTGGCTCACCTCGACGCTCTCcctggccgccggctccgCCATCATGCTCGCGTCCTGGGCCACCAGGATCGCCGAGGCGCCCCAGACGGACCTCGATTTCTGGAAGGCCCTCTCGCCG GTGGCGATTGCGCACACGATCGGGCACGTCGCGGCGACGGTGAgcatggcgaaggtggccgtGTCGTTCACGCACATCATCAAGAGCGGGGAGCCGGCGTTCAGCGTGCTCGTCTCGAGGTTCTTCCTCGGCGAGCACTTCCCGCAGTCGGTGtacttctccctcctcccaaTCATCGGTGGATGCGctctcgccgccgtcaccgAGCTCAATTTCAACATGACTG GATTCATGGGGGCGATGATCTCCAACCTGGCGTTCGTGTTCCGGAACATATTCTCCAAGAAGGGGATGAAAGGCAAGTCGGTGAGCGGGATGAACTACTACGCCTGCCTCTCCATGCTCTCCCTGGTGATCCTCCTCCCTTTCGCCTTCGCCATGGAGGGCCCCAAGGTGTGGGCTGCAGGATGGCAGAACGCAGTCGCCGAGATCGGTCCCAATTTCGTCTG GTGGGTGGCGGCACAGAGCGTGTTCTACCACCTGTACAACCAGGTTTCATACATGTCGCTGGACGAGATCTCGCCGCTGACGTTCAGCGTCGGCAACACCATGAAGCGCATCTCCGTCATCGTCGCctccatcatcatcttccACACGCCGGTGCAGCCCATCAACGCGCTCGGGGCGGCCATCGCCATCCTCGGAACCTTCATCTACTCCCAG GCAAAGCAGTAA